Part of the Oreochromis aureus strain Israel breed Guangdong linkage group 20, ZZ_aureus, whole genome shotgun sequence genome, ACTACTATCAGAGGCTGCTACCAAGCCTGTGTAGGGCCTCCGCCTGACCCTGATCTTCATCTAAGCCTGCAGCCCTGCTGAGATCAACCAAACCCCAGGTCTTTGCAACTACCTCAAGGGTGAGTAAAAAAGACTTCCTCATGCTCACCCTGAgccagaaaaaaataactctctGTCTTGTTCCACAGCCTGAACTGCTACATCTCCTCCATTTAGGTCAGCCCAACCACCCAGACTGTTTACTGTTTCATTTGGACTCtggctttttgtgtgtttttggttttgttccgTTAAAACTGTACTCAACATAAAAATCGGAGAGCCTTAAAGGTAAAAAGAGGAAGCTGCTGTCTCCTGCCTGCTTCCAGTCTTTACACTAATCTCTGTAACATCAGGTAGTCGTCGATATTTCATACTGATAGGAAATAACTCATTTctcaaaatgtttaaatacTCTAAATATTTAATGTCAACAGTACAGTACTCTCGCTATGCCGTGTGGCCAGTGCAGTGTCAACTCACATGGCTAAAAGTGTACTGGTAAACTTCTGAGAATATCTCCAGCAGCTCAGGCTTCCTGGTGTGATTGTAGGCCATGAGGAACGCGATGAGAGCCTCACAGTGTGGCCACCACAGCTTCATGCTCCACTCTAGCTGCTCAGACACAGAAGCAACATGGCTGATCATAAAGTGATAAATGCAAACTACTATTGAATGCAAAATGAAACAGAATTTTGTGTCTAATAAAAACATAATCATGTGTAGAGATGACAGGTTAACCTGTGTGGGGCAGTGACCATCCACATCCAGGAAGTAGAAGAGGCCACCGTGTTCTTTATCCCAGCCATACTGATAAGGGAGCTCCACAAAGTTTCTGATGGCAGTTCTCTggatttccttgtccccccacTGTGCACCATACAGCATCAAGAACCAGCCTGCTTCCAAGGCATGGCCTGAGTCAGCACCAGTTATTAGTGGGAAGGacaaagaaacatgaaaaatgatGAAGTGAGCAACTAAGGAGAGGAAAAGAGTGCAATATATTGTTCCACAGAGACGGACTTTGCTCACAGCCATCTGGGTCAGCAGGCTGTGGAGCGTTTACCTGGATTCTGCAGTCGGCCCTGGCAACCCGGCAGCTCAGATCCATCCACTGACACGTTCTCTAAGATAGCTGTGCCAGCTCTCTGCACGAACAGATGCGGAAgatgagaagaaaaaataactgtatttatgAATAGAAGGTATTTGATAAAATCTACAAATGTGAGAGAAAAAGCAGCAGAGTGTTGTCTGCGTCCAAACCTGGATGTGCTGTAGGATCTGCTGTACACACCAGATTCCCAGCTCCTTGTACTTCTGAGACACTTCCTGCCCACGGCCTTCGGTTATCTGTTGCACCAGGCACATGAGCATCATGGGAACTGACAAACTGTTGATGGGAACCTCCCCAGGAAGTTGGGGCCGGCCCAGGCCTGAAGGGTCTACCTGAACCCAGTAAATCAGCTGTTCCATCATCTGCTCAGCTTCCAGCTGAAACACATACGAGGGGTGACGAGGTAACGTTGCAGAAATGGTAACAGTTATAACCCAAACCCAAACTCAAACGCCCTGCTTCTGAGGTGGGCATGGTTTGTGCCAATCAGAATGAACAGGAAGGTCAGAAGAAAACTAAACTTAACAATAACAAAGAAATTAGTGTTTGGcagattatttctttgttgtaacaatgtTTGTTGGCATTAAATCTTATACCGCCGAAAAGTCTGTTCATTTCCCCTTAACTAATTCAATAAATTCCACCTTTACAACAGCTGTATATAGTCTGGTATAAAGAGCAAAGATAGtgcatgaaacatctgcttacagtctgctgAATTCAATTCTGTAAAATTCTGACAAAGAGcatcaggtcagctgatcacacaAAGAAACTACCGGAgctcaaaaacaaaatgattgtgagttatgatttttttttcccaaactgAGCTACTACAACTGATTTTAGGATTCCTCCGTctgctgaatcccactttaacccctgactgcACTGGTTTTCCTGTTTAGATGTGGAGTTAATGTCACCCTCTATaatgtaggcaacagaaaacagttgttttggAAAATTCTCTTCCACTAAGTAAAACTAATTACATCCATTAGAAGTTGAATTTAGATTTGAATAACATTTATATTCTCGTGTActaatattgttttattattacaatAACATAGGACAAGGTTCAGTTCACTTTGCATAAAAATATCTGGTAGCAGAATTGTCCTTCAAGGAGGTACTGTTTAGCTTATGTTTCAGAGCCTGTACCTTTTGacttcaacttttacttgtgtttctttaacACAAGTATAGACACCTGTGAAAAATGCCATATAGtagtgtaatttaaaaaaaaatgttgtttctttCTACTGCACTGATCGATAATAACTAGGAActcagacagaaatgtcaataGGCTTAACATaagataacaaagagagggggTAAACATATGGTACAACTAAAGAAAATTGCACCAAGAGTTACATATACCTGCATATCCTTGTCACCGGTTACCTTGCTCAGTTCATCCATAGCCATGATGTAGAAACACTCACTGAATATGGTTCTCTGAACTTTGAGCGCTTTACCATCTCTCGTCAGGCAGAAGGCACATTTCCACTGACCACTGCTATTGGACACACGAGCAAACTTTCTCAAGAATGCTCCTCCTAAGATGCAGACAGAACAACAGAACATTGGTATGAACCCACAGGAAGCTGTTCACTGTtggagaaaaaatataaaagaatcATTCATTACGATTTCAGATCATCAGTTCTCAGACTCAGAAGAAGAGTGAAATTGTGCAGAAAATCAGCTATATGATTCATGGACCATTCAGCCACCGGAGGTGTTAGCCCAATTGATGGCTGTTTTGGTGACTACGTGCCACCAGAAGCTGGGAGCAGGTGGTGGCGCATCACCATCGGTTAGACAATCTGCAGGACCAGTCCAAGCACCAGACAAGAGCACTCTAATGTCTGATTCCACGGGCTGGCTCCTCGCGAATGCTGCCGTGGTCCCCCAGGCACCAGTAGTGACGCCCCACCAGATGGAAGAGGGGAGGACTTCCAGGGCTCCTTGGAAGTTTTTCAGGCCACAGTGGAGGTGTGCCAGTGGCCTGAGGAAGGATGGTTGCTGTGGCTGCTGCCTCTCTTCTAAAAGGGGAGAATCAAAGGGCAGCGCTTAGTTTTTTAGTGGTGAGAAGCTGCTTTCCCAACGTCCGGCGAGTTATCCTGAACCGACTGGGATCTCACCTGACATCACCGCCGTCGGTTGCGGGAATGCTGGATGGGGCCaaggtagagctgggcgataaaacgataacgatatgtattgcgaaataactttttctcgatagaaaaattaaactattgcgatagacctcatctctcttgtcctcttaaaaaaaaaaaaaaaagaacagccaatccaaattaagtagcgcagagccgaaccaatcacagccgcagcgtcacgtcacatgacttgttacgtacagcacaagcgccaaggcgcacatgtgtatttgtttttgcagccgggctgcccgggtaatgaaggaaatgagtttgccgactagagaaaaatcaaccgagagcatgagcgaaggttaccgaagaaaaaacagatgatggttccaatgctggagagcttgtcgaacagaagggccacagaagttccgtagtgtgaaggtatttcggctatttcaagtctgacaaaaaacagagtagcgcactgtaaattgtgccgaaagcaagtctggaaatacaataaagcggtgcatgctcaatctctgactgaaagcgctaattcgtcattcggcttttgtcagactaaagtaactgttaaaactgtttgaaaagctaagctatacaacaaggagagattgatgctacgtccacacgtaccgggtatttttgaaaacgcagatttttctatgcgtttgcacctttcgtcccacacgtaaacggcgttttcagtcactgaaaacggagatttctaaaaacgcctgccagggtggatattttcgaaaactccgtttttgcatttacgtgtgggcGAGAAAACggaaaaacgcagcgtcaaaggtgtgcgcctttttgacgtcacactgtgcgccacgttattgtttcagtgaaatgaatttctacaatactgttgctgttaattgtactctctgcagtgtttaaatgcttacatatacacacatagttactgtccctccacacatacgactcggttctgtttctatgccccatctttgtttactatttcctaccgaggcttctagacttctgattggccaacatttctacacggttaggaatatatcgccacctgttgctttggcatgttcctagcagcgttttccttcatttctgcgtttacgtgtgggcgggattatttttaaaagcaaacggaaaatctccgttttcaaaaatacccgtgtgcatgtggacgtagcctgagaatttccttttagttctcagtttatttgatattgacaaaagttagtcaattttgtctgttcttctgtaaaacgacctaagatttatttttagaattaaaattttgtttctaagtggaattgacaatttagtctgttttgtttgttctattttgaaacttaaacgctttagcggctgccttttgtgtagtttacaatatttgcctttatctgaaactgaagtctcatgttccttaagtacatctaccctgttgaacttattatgggaaataaatattttaattaaaacaagctgctaattatttcacattttacttgtgagcaacggcacatttaaatcttacaaatatagttatttggcttatatcgtgatatatatcgttatcgcctgaaatgaaaaaaacatatcgtgatatgaaaaaatcttatatcgcccagctctaggcCAAGGGAATGGCATGCACCAATCCCAGAGGCTCCACGTGGCACTCTTGTGGCTTCAGCTTGACCCAACAGAAGGGGAAATGCGGCTACTGAACATGCTGACATTAGAGTAGTCTATAGAGGGGCTCCCAGTGGGAACAGTAGATTGGGTCCACTGTCATCGGCCAGCGAGCTTCGAGGTTGCTTGGCTGAGGATCATCTGACGGCTGAGGAAGCTGGTGGGGCAGCCACAGCTGGTGGCAGGAAGTCAGATGATCCCAATCCTGAGCAGCGGCCACCATCATCTAACAATGCTTCTCCTTCTGCAGAGACTACAGAGACTGCACCCCACTCACTGGGAGGCAGGTAGAAACACTAGAGgggcaaaacaccagctactggtagataGAGCAGTTACTCAAGACCGTTAGACCAGACTGCCTAACCTGTACAACGCCTGGATTGAGTACAAGAAAGTCTATGACTTAATGATGCACACACGGATCCTGCAATGCCTACAAACATACAAGATAAAGGTATTTAATGGGGATGTGGagaacaacactagaggccaacttcaagccaatAGCATGAGTCACAATCAAGTGCGGGATTTACCatggagatgctctgtccccactgctgttctgcacacGCCTgaaacccctcagtgagatcaatACCATAATATTGATCTCACTGAGATCATTGATAATATCATAAGACTGGCTACAGATACCAACTACAGAATGAAGCAAACATTAGCCATCTTCTCTACATGGATGATGCTCTGTCCTCACTAGGTGTTGTCCTCATGAACGTAGACTCAGCTATACAGTCAGCTAAGGATTTTGATTAGTAGAGTGTACTAATCAAAATCCAAGGAACAGGTCGATGTGTTGAGTTCGATGGTTTAATAAGGATAAAGAGTGAAACTGTTGACAAAACCAgaaataaaaccaataaaaatgttgcatcaatataaaatataacaaacacAATAGTAAAGTCACATTCACAAAATAGGAACACAATATTTATCTCCTTAATGACTCCccaaataaaacaccaaaaaaaatatcacacaaCCTCTGCTATGGTTATGTACCCATTAAAATTAGATTTAAATCACAAAACATATCActctttcacaaaaaaaaaataatgcacaCATGTTGCTGTTTATCAAGTAGCAAAGGCATGAATGGCAACAGATTAACACCACTAGAGGGCAAACCTGCAGAACAGAAAATACCTAATTCCCTCATAGATGACATCAAGGTATATGTCAGGAATGAATATCAATTCACTAATTCACACCATAAGGATCTAGAGCAAGGACATCacaatgtcattcggactggaaaTGTGTAgttggatggtaacaaagagaggaaaggtagttagaactgaggggattgtgctaccagaaggcaacactgCAGACATCGAAGATAGCTACCTtggaatcccacaggcaaatgggaccCATGAAGAAGCCGCTAGGAAAGCCACAACCACCAAATACATGCAGAGAGTAAGGTGttctgaggagtcagctgaacaggaagaacaagatctgggctATCAACAACTATGCAGTAACGGTCATCAGATACCCTTTTGGGATCATCAGCTGGCCAAGGGAGGAGACAGAAgacactgacatcaagacaagaaaactCCTTACCATGCACGGAAGGTTttaccccaagtccagcaccctgagccTGCTATTCAGACTGAAACAGCAAAGATCCAAGAGTATATCACAAAGATGGCCACAACTGACCATGTGCTTAGTGAATATCTCAGACAGCTGAAAtccaagaaagaagaggagcaaaaAGAGAAACCATCACGGAAAGACAGACCCCTGTAAGgcatgtaccaccggcagaagAATTGGCTGATACCAATATACTACCAATGGCTTGACAAATTTGGACTGAaacacagcacagaggcactaatcatggcagtgCAGGAACAAGCTCTAAGCACACGATCAGTAGAGTCACAGAGAAATTTCTGCCTGTCACACAATATATGTGTAACATACCTTTATTTACCAACATACCTGTAGTGCACTTATGCTCATGCTAGTGTGCTGAATCAGTTTAATTTTGTCTATTCACAAAGTCCTAAACAGTTGCATCATCATACATCTGCTACACTATACTGTCATGATCCATGGGATCTGTGTATTTTCTTGTAGAATTTCATAAAGCGTGTTGAGCTTGTTTCATATTCTTTAATTCTAGTTTCTATTTTGACTCCTCTAGTCAAAATAGTCAGTGTTCTAGCCCTTTGTGATTCTCTCTGTGCCCCTGAGTATTTTCTGTTGCTTTGTGCTTTAGACTTTGTATTTAGTTTTATGGATTTTTACAACTCATTAAACAACTTTTCTCCTGAGTCAGCATTCGAGTCCTTATCTTGTAAATGGTGACAATAACAAGCCAGATGGTCTCTCACCTCATCAGGTCAGAGGATGTGCtttccaaaaagaatttcaGTTGATCTGAAatgaacagttttccacttttcctcAGTCCATTTCAAGTAATCTTTGGCCAAGAAAGGAAGGTAGCTTCCTCTTTGTGTAATAGAGCTTTAAAGTTTAATCTTTAACTTTAATCAGGAGGTATTCCCAATCCTATGCAGTGATTTCCGTGAAAGAATCATGCCTAGTTTTAATGCAGTGCCACCTGAGGGTCCAAATATCACAGGCATTTAACTCAGATTTGCAGTCTTCTCACTTGGGAACAGAGATTTCTCAACATTTGCTGACTTTTCTGTTGACAATGAATtgtagatgatgagatattCTTTGCCATTTTACGTTGTGGAACATAATTCTGGAATAATATGACAATTTATTTAcaggttttttctttgaaattttCTACTGTGGCAACATCACTAACTtgcataaagaaatgaaagctTTATCCCAGAACAAgcagcaaaagaaagaaagataaaaaaaaaaaacaataccaCTCAGACAGATCTACAGCCTCATGGTTTCGTATCACCCCAaatagagcacttcgctctcacactgctaGGCTACTTGTGGTTCccaggatatttaaaagtagaatgggaggcagagccttcagctttaagattaggcttaaaacgttcctttttgacaaagcttatagttagggctgaatCCACCCTTACTTATACTGCAATAGAGTtgggctgctgggggattcccatgatgcactgggcaTTTCTCCTTCTCTCACCTCTTATTATTCACCATCTGTTTATACAGCCCTCTGCATTTAGTTAGGAGTTATTactcatctctggctctcttccaccacATGTCTTTTGCCTTGTCTTCCTCCCTTCACCCCCAACCGGTCATGGCAGAAGGCTGCCCCTCGCTGAGCCCGGTTCTGCTaggggtttcttcctgttagaagggAATTGCATCCTCATAAGGGGTTATCcattggggtttctctgtattattgtagggtctttaccttacaatattaagcatcttgaggcattgttgttgctgtgatttTGTACTTTATAAATCAAAGTGAACTGCACTGAACTGAACTATATTGAATGGCCAAAAGACCAGTGATGAAATCACTCTGGTACCCAAGGAGGCAGCCAGTGACAATGGAGAAGCACCTCAGGAGGCTTGGCTGGAGGTCAGCAGCAATTGAGGTGAAGAAAACCTTTTGGAGGCAGGTGgtgacagagaggacagagtACCTCTGGTGCCTTTGCTGGAGGCCAGTGACAAAGGCCATGGTATACTGCAGGTGACTTTGCTGAATGTCAACAACAAAGGCCATGGAAACCCTCTGGAGGCCAGTAATGAAGGAAATTCTCTGAAGGCTGGGAGAGACGTAGGTGACAGGACACCGCTGGTTTTTTGTCTGGGGGCTAGTGACGATGGAGGAGATGGATCTCCTCAGGAGGACCAGCAAGTGACCACCAGTGAAGACGGAGACCCTCATGCACTGGAGATTTTGAAGTGTTGGGGATCCGTGGCAGCCTAGAATGTTTGGGGGGACTAGACTTGGGGTTCACTAAAATCTCAGGACTCTAAGAAGATGCAGGAAGCTCAGGATTCTCAGGATATGCAGGATGCTCATAAAGCTTAGGCTATGCAAAGCTCACAAACCACTTTGAAGGCTGGGTGAGGCTGTGCAGGACCCATAGCTAACACTGGATGCTGGGTCTGTGCAAGGCCCTCAACTGAGGCTGAAGACTGGGGCACCGCAGGCTGTGTAGTCTCTCCTGGCAACTGGAACTCCACAAGCTACTACCTCAGACCACACTGCAGGCATGAAGCTGGCCAGTCCAAGTACAAAGGATGTTAGCAGCCATGAGCAGATGCTCAGTTTCTCGGGAGGCCCTCATCGATCACACAGTCTTCGGTGAGGTCCTAGGTGGTGCAACAGCCTCTAAAATTCAATTTCTGATTGAGATTCTTCAGCAATGTAAAACTCAGATTCAGGGTTGGCTGGCTCAGCAGCAGTAAACTCAGCCTAAGATTTTACAGAGATTTACAGGAATTTCTTGGGAGGCCCAGCAAGTGACCTAAAGGATATGTGCAGCAAGGAAAGCGGATGGAGCTGTGAGCTCTCCCTTGAAGGCTACAGAGCTGGTGAGTGGGTAGCCAGTGTGCAATCTCTGCACAGAAAGGGCCTAGCAAGGTGGTGGagtcaaactcaggaccttgctgtgaggcaacagtgctaaccaccacaccaccgtgctgccctttATATAGATATCTTCTCTAAATTGATTTGAGAAGACATATGCTATTATTGGGGGCTATCATGTCAAaatgaatcagaatcagaatcagaatactttattgatccctgagGGAAATTATGTTCTGCGGatattttttgccttttataTGTGCTTACAATCTCCCTGCAAGCTCATGATGATCCTCAGATGCAGTTTGGACACGCCCCCTTTGTTCAACAGAGGCCTTGGTGTTTCAGCAGAAGCAGTTAGAAGCAACATCCACTAATCACAGGTCATACTTTATacgttaaaatgttttaaaaaaaactcataaaagcagaaagaaattGATTAAGATATGAGACCTTTCACGTCAGTCAAGTCAATGATTAACATTTATCGTTTGTGACCCAAATATAAATACACAgtaaatgcatattttaaaaaatgcaagaaaCCTTTATTATGTGCTGCTCTGGGTAACAGCGACTGGACGCTGTcacttctgagaaaaaaaataatgctcATGATACAGAACTGTACAGTCAAGCATTGCATTCACACTCACCGGCCACTGCTGCTTCGAGGATTTCAGGCTTGTGGAAGCGATCCATGGTTCGGTACAAGCGACAATACATCCACACCTGTGAGACACATATATAGCAAAATCTTCACACTGAACAACCTAATGTCACAGCAGATTATTAcagtcactgtcactgtcgAGGTTCACCTGTCTACCCTGCAGCCAGACATACTTCAGCTCATCATAGATATTCCCATCCCTTCCAATACACGTGAAGAAGCCTCTGAAATAGAAAGCATTAGAACTCATTACAAGGATTTGGACAATATATGCAGTACAAACATATTCCAGTGTAAAGGCATTACCCATGTACTCTGTCATGAGAATATTTGAGCCAGAAGTCCACTACGTTGTCCAACTGTTTTTGAATGTTCTCTCGACACTTCTCAAGCATCACCACTGACATTGTTCCTGTTCAAAACAAACGTTAACATTagtttgtggaaaaaataaatggatTCTTGGTTTATAGTTATATGTTTAACATGTGTAAAGATGGTACTGAAACTGTAAAATTATGCAAATATGTCTGTATTTAAAtttgcaaaaatattatttaaaaactgactgtaactgacatttttttaaattatgaataCCTTTTAGGTGGGATAACTGAAAAGTGAAACAAGGGCAACACAAGCTTATAAAAGTGgtgcaatttaaaaacaaagaggtGGAAAACCCTAAATAAATCTGATTATTTAGTACATGACTGGGTCTAAAAAGTGCACCACTGAGAGGCTGACTTGGAACAAAAATGGGGAAGGGCTCAAGACTGTTGTGAAAGACTCCATGGACCAACCGTTCAAGAAACTTGAAataacatttttgaaaaaaatgttagaGGAAGTCATCATCTTTGTTACACAGACAATCCAGAGAAATCTCTGTATGTAAGAGACAAAGCTGGAAA contains:
- the LOC116326139 gene encoding N-acylglucosamine 2-epimerase isoform X2, with the translated sequence MSVVMLEKCRENIQKQLDNVVDFWLKYSHDRVHGGFFTCIGRDGNIYDELKYVWLQGRQVWMYCRLYRTMDRFHKPEILEAAVAGGAFLRKFARVSNSSGQWKCAFCLTRDGKALKVQRTIFSECFYIMAMDELSKVTGDKDMQLEAEQMMEQLIYWVQVDPSGLGRPQLPGEVPINSLSVPMMLMCLVQQITEGRGQEVSQKYKELGIWCVQQILQHIQRAGTAILENVSVDGSELPGCQGRLQNPGHALEAGWFLMLYGAQWGDKEIQRTAIRNFVELPYQYGWDKEHGGLFYFLDVDGHCPTQLEWSMKLWWPHCEALIAFLMAYNHTRKPELLEIFSEVYQYTFSHFPDAENGEWFGYLTQEGKVALDFKGGPFKGFFHVPRCLYMCERILDDLLENKD
- the LOC116326139 gene encoding N-acylglucosamine 2-epimerase isoform X1, yielding MRATTLPHRATKGKRTMSVVMLEKCRENIQKQLDNVVDFWLKYSHDRVHGGFFTCIGRDGNIYDELKYVWLQGRQVWMYCRLYRTMDRFHKPEILEAAVAGGAFLRKFARVSNSSGQWKCAFCLTRDGKALKVQRTIFSECFYIMAMDELSKVTGDKDMQLEAEQMMEQLIYWVQVDPSGLGRPQLPGEVPINSLSVPMMLMCLVQQITEGRGQEVSQKYKELGIWCVQQILQHIQRAGTAILENVSVDGSELPGCQGRLQNPGHALEAGWFLMLYGAQWGDKEIQRTAIRNFVELPYQYGWDKEHGGLFYFLDVDGHCPTQLEWSMKLWWPHCEALIAFLMAYNHTRKPELLEIFSEVYQYTFSHFPDAENGEWFGYLTQEGKVALDFKGGPFKGFFHVPRCLYMCERILDDLLENKD